One Triticum dicoccoides isolate Atlit2015 ecotype Zavitan chromosome 5B, WEW_v2.0, whole genome shotgun sequence genomic window carries:
- the LOC119310905 gene encoding uncharacterized protein LOC119310905: MALRCAAGGGGGGGAYLTPRRSRCCGVGSARPSATTRGTRGLSLLLRIPSSQYSEAPWALRCSPDSPPLEGDQHSDRTGALGALKAMVCDMFRPLARNISDIRSLRTVFDLEDYQVGMLFGAFLGCVGCYQLWKAAPSIFVDAALAYAFYKLSVVSSEVCRQGKCNDLLTRLKFGIVVIMATKDFRKNYELLDIVKMPVFFLYLSTFIFDVARMKKYAKHYLILTVNLLRMKGGAQELFRIMFYPSYTSPYDDCFRRK; the protein is encoded by the exons ATGGCCCTTAGGtgcgcggccggcggcggcggcggcggcggcgcctaccTGACGCCGCGGAGGAGCAGATGCTGCGGCGTCGGCTCTGCGCGACCCTCAGCCACGACCAGGGGGACACGAGGGCTCAGCCTCCTCCTGAGAATCCCGTCCTCACAATACTCCGAAGCTCCATGGGCGTTG CGCTGCTCGCCTGATTCCCCTCCTCTGGAGGGTGACCAGCATTCAGATCGAACTGGGGCGCTGGGGGCGCTGAAGGCCATGGTGTGCGACATGTTCAGGCCCCTGGCGCGCAACATCTCGGATATCCGATCCCTTCGCACTGTCTTTGACCTCGAGGATTATCAAGTCGGCATGCTGTTTG GTGCTTTTCTTGGCTGCGTCGGGTGCTACCAGCTGTGGAAGGCTGCTCCTTCCATCTTTGTTGATGCTGCCCTTGCCTATGCATTCTATAAACTGAGCGTTGTGTCCTCGGAGGTGTGCCGGCAGGGCAAATGCAATGATTTGCTGACTCGCTTGAAATTTG GTATTGTGGTTATTATGGCTACTAAGGACTTCAGGAAGAACTATGAACTCTTGGATATTGTCAA GATGCCTGTTTTCTTTCTTTATCTTTCGACATTCATCTTTGATGTGGCACGCATGAAGAAATATGCAAAGCATTATCTGATTCTCACAGTTAATTTATTGAGAATGAAGGGCGGAGCTCAAGAATTGTTCAGAATAATGTTTTATCCGAGCTATACATCTCCATATGATGATTGCTTCCGTAGGAAATAA